A part of Sulfurifustis variabilis genomic DNA contains:
- a CDS encoding RsmE family RNA methyltransferase: MNRADCPSVREPFFYVPDLGDGARLTVTGDEAHHASAVQRLREGDALALFDGRGRVARARLLSIRARGREIEVEVYQRVLAPPPRPRTLLYTALPKGDRASVLLDMATQLGVSRFTPLTCARAAVEPRSAVPERWKRICIEACKQSRRAHLPELAPPLDIGTAAGHAATERARLLVAHPDPGARPPTASDAETHALFVGPEGGFTEGEIEHLRARGAEIVTLGPRILRIETAAVALLAALTVGAG, from the coding sequence GTGAACCGGGCGGACTGTCCTTCGGTGCGCGAACCGTTCTTCTACGTGCCGGACCTCGGGGACGGAGCGCGTCTGACGGTGACGGGCGACGAGGCGCACCACGCGTCGGCCGTGCAGCGCCTGCGCGAGGGCGATGCGCTTGCGCTCTTCGACGGGCGCGGCCGGGTGGCGCGCGCCCGGCTGCTTTCGATCCGCGCCCGGGGGCGCGAGATCGAAGTCGAGGTCTACCAGCGCGTCCTTGCGCCCCCTCCTCGGCCGCGCACCCTGCTCTACACGGCACTACCCAAAGGGGACCGCGCGAGCGTTCTGCTCGACATGGCGACTCAGCTGGGCGTGAGTCGGTTCACGCCGCTCACATGCGCTCGTGCGGCGGTCGAACCCCGTTCGGCGGTTCCCGAGCGGTGGAAGCGCATTTGCATCGAAGCGTGCAAGCAGAGCCGGCGGGCTCATCTCCCCGAGCTCGCCCCGCCCCTCGATATCGGCACGGCGGCCGGGCACGCCGCAACCGAGCGCGCGCGTCTGCTGGTCGCGCATCCCGACCCGGGCGCGCGGCCGCCGACGGCGTCCGACGCCGAAACACATGCGTTATTCGTCGGTCCGGAGGGCGGGTTCACCGAGGGAGAGATCGAACATCTGCGCGCACGCGGAGCCGAGATCGTCACACTCGGCCCGCGCATCCTGCGCATCGAGACGGCGGCCGTGGCGCTGCTCGCCGCGCTGACGGTCGGCGCCGGCTAG
- a CDS encoding class I SAM-dependent methyltransferase: MVFPIAVAAGRDAGPAERRTASDLAARLRLPLLGEGATANLLIIPENGYFSLLEPATRTRLAVDYTPEERRRYRASAGRDPLVRAVGAGPRRVVDATAGLGRDAVHLAWAGRRIVAIERDPVVATLLEGVLGRAVRSGALEPGTVELVPGDAAVVLCSLRPRPEVVYLDPMFPMKRRSSSAARKEMRLLRLLVGAGPDAHELFEAARETATERVVVKRPDDAPPLVPHPTMSYSGKLVRYDVYRTARAS; the protein is encoded by the coding sequence GTGGTTTTCCCGATCGCGGTCGCCGCCGGCCGCGATGCCGGACCGGCGGAGCGGCGGACCGCTTCGGACCTCGCCGCGCGATTGCGCCTGCCGCTCCTCGGGGAGGGCGCGACGGCGAACCTCCTGATCATCCCTGAGAACGGGTATTTCTCGCTGCTCGAGCCGGCGACACGCACGCGGCTCGCCGTCGATTACACCCCCGAAGAACGCCGCCGTTACCGGGCCAGCGCCGGCCGCGACCCGCTGGTGCGTGCCGTTGGTGCGGGCCCGCGGCGCGTGGTCGACGCCACCGCCGGTCTGGGTCGGGACGCGGTCCACCTGGCCTGGGCCGGCCGTCGCATCGTCGCGATCGAGCGCGACCCGGTGGTCGCGACGCTCCTGGAAGGCGTCCTGGGCCGGGCCGTTCGATCCGGCGCGCTGGAGCCGGGCACCGTGGAGCTGGTCCCGGGCGACGCCGCCGTCGTCCTGTGCTCCCTTCGTCCGCGCCCCGAGGTCGTCTACCTCGATCCCATGTTCCCCATGAAGCGCCGATCGTCCTCGGCGGCGCGGAAGGAGATGCGGCTCCTGCGACTGCTCGTCGGCGCCGGCCCGGACGCGCACGAGCTCTTCGAGGCCGCCCGCGAAACCGCCACCGAACGGGTCGTCGTCAAGCGACCCGACGACGCGCCGCCCCTCGTTCCCCACCCGACCATGTCGTACTCGGGCAAGCTCGTGCGCTACGACGTCTATCGGACGGCGCGCGCGTCGTGA
- a CDS encoding DUF1269 domain-containing protein, which translates to MRRRMYFLLPDVKRARAVFKELLLARIEERHIKVMAREGTQLGDLPEAAILEKTDALHGAGLGLIVGGATGAVVGFLVMTFQPAGLDLGFAVVLALALLGAVMGAWASGMIGTSTPNTHLERFKDEIARGKVLMIVDVPGGRADEVSHAIKKHHPDADMRGFDATIPRPFP; encoded by the coding sequence ATGCGGCGGCGCATGTACTTTCTGCTTCCGGACGTGAAGCGGGCCAGGGCGGTCTTCAAGGAACTGCTGCTCGCCCGGATCGAGGAGCGGCACATCAAGGTCATGGCGAGGGAAGGGACGCAGCTCGGTGATCTGCCGGAGGCCGCGATTCTCGAGAAGACCGACGCGCTGCACGGCGCCGGGCTCGGACTCATCGTCGGTGGTGCGACCGGGGCGGTCGTCGGCTTCCTCGTCATGACCTTCCAGCCGGCCGGTCTGGATCTCGGCTTTGCCGTGGTCCTCGCCCTCGCTCTCCTCGGCGCGGTGATGGGGGCCTGGGCCTCGGGCATGATCGGGACCAGCACGCCAAACACGCACCTCGAACGCTTCAAGGACGAGATCGCGCGCGGCAAGGTCCTGATGATCGTCGATGTGCCTGGCGGGCGGGCCGACGAGGTGTCGCACGCCATCAAGAAGCATCACCCCGATGCTGACATGCGCGGCTTCGATGCGACGATCCCGCGCCCGTTTCCCTGA
- the typA gene encoding translational GTPase TypA: MNRLRNIAIIAHVDHGKTTLVDKLLQQSGTFAAHQQMGTRVMDSNDLERERGITILAKNTAIRWNEWRINIVDTPGHADFGGEVERVLSMVDSVLLLVDAVDGPMPQTRFVTRKAFAQGLRPIVVINKIDRPGARPNWVLDQTFDLFDKLGATEEQLDFPVVYASALQGYAGLEPDVRAGDMTPLFETILKHVPAPDVDESGPFQMQVSSLDYSSYVGAIAVGRIKRGRVRPGQAVTVVDPDGRTRSAKVLQVLGFLGLERNEVTEASAGDIVAITGIEAPRISDTLCEPSRVEALPPLSVDEPTVTMTFEVNTSPFAGQDGKYVASRQLRERLERELIHNVALRVEDTDSPDKLRVSGRGELHLSILIENMRREGYELAVSRPQVIIKEVDGERQEPYETLTVDVESQHQGVVMEKLGLRKGELLNMEPDGKGRVRLEYMIPSRGLIGFRTEFLTATTGTGLLYSTFDHYGPMKKGEITGRTNGVLIANGPGKAVAYALFNLQERGRMFIGPGEELYEGMIVGIHSRDNDLVVNPMKGKQLTNIRAAGSDENILLTPPIELTLERALEFIEDDELVEVTPNHLRLRKRHLKESDRRRLGRAAAG; the protein is encoded by the coding sequence ATGAACCGGCTGCGCAACATCGCGATCATCGCCCACGTCGACCACGGCAAGACCACGCTGGTCGACAAGCTCCTGCAGCAGTCCGGCACCTTTGCTGCGCACCAGCAGATGGGCACACGGGTGATGGACTCGAACGACCTCGAGCGCGAGCGCGGGATCACGATCCTCGCCAAGAACACGGCGATCCGCTGGAACGAATGGCGCATCAACATCGTCGACACGCCCGGGCACGCCGACTTCGGCGGCGAGGTCGAGCGGGTGCTCTCGATGGTCGATTCGGTGCTGCTGCTGGTCGACGCGGTCGACGGCCCGATGCCGCAGACACGCTTCGTCACGCGCAAGGCGTTCGCCCAGGGGCTGCGCCCGATCGTCGTGATCAACAAGATCGACCGCCCGGGGGCGCGACCCAACTGGGTGCTCGACCAGACCTTCGATCTCTTCGACAAGCTCGGTGCGACCGAAGAGCAGCTCGACTTCCCCGTGGTCTACGCCTCCGCGCTCCAGGGCTACGCCGGCCTGGAACCCGACGTGCGCGCGGGCGACATGACGCCGCTTTTCGAAACCATCCTGAAGCATGTCCCCGCCCCGGACGTCGACGAGAGCGGGCCGTTCCAGATGCAGGTCTCGAGCCTCGACTACTCGAGCTACGTCGGCGCGATCGCCGTCGGCCGCATCAAGCGCGGCCGCGTGCGGCCCGGCCAGGCGGTGACGGTCGTCGACCCGGACGGCAGGACGCGTTCCGCCAAGGTGCTGCAGGTGCTCGGCTTCCTCGGTCTCGAACGCAACGAGGTGACCGAGGCCTCGGCCGGCGACATCGTCGCCATTACCGGCATCGAGGCGCCGCGCATCTCGGACACGCTTTGCGAGCCCTCCCGCGTCGAGGCGCTGCCGCCCCTGTCGGTCGACGAGCCTACCGTGACCATGACCTTCGAGGTGAACACGAGCCCGTTCGCGGGGCAGGACGGCAAGTACGTGGCCAGCCGACAGCTGCGCGAGCGGCTGGAGCGCGAGCTCATCCACAATGTGGCGCTGCGCGTGGAGGACACCGACAGCCCGGACAAGCTGCGGGTCTCCGGACGCGGCGAGCTGCACCTCTCGATCCTCATCGAGAACATGCGGCGCGAGGGCTACGAGCTCGCGGTCTCGCGTCCGCAGGTGATCATCAAGGAGGTCGACGGCGAACGGCAGGAGCCGTACGAAACGCTCACCGTGGACGTGGAGAGCCAGCATCAGGGCGTCGTCATGGAGAAGCTCGGCCTGCGCAAGGGCGAGCTGCTCAACATGGAGCCGGACGGCAAGGGTCGCGTGCGCCTCGAGTACATGATTCCCTCGCGAGGCCTGATCGGTTTTCGCACGGAGTTCCTCACCGCGACGACGGGAACCGGGCTTCTCTACTCGACCTTCGATCACTACGGGCCGATGAAGAAGGGCGAGATCACGGGCAGGACGAACGGCGTGTTGATCGCGAACGGCCCGGGCAAGGCCGTGGCCTATGCGCTCTTCAACCTCCAGGAACGCGGCCGGATGTTCATCGGCCCGGGCGAGGAGCTGTACGAAGGGATGATCGTGGGCATCCACTCGCGCGACAACGACCTCGTGGTCAACCCGATGAAAGGCAAGCAGCTCACCAACATCCGTGCCGCGGGCTCCGACGAGAACATCCTGCTCACCCCGCCCATCGAGCTCACGCTGGAACGCGCTCTCGAGTTCATCGAGGACGACGAGCTCGTCGAGGTCACGCCCAATCACCTGCGCCTGCGCAAGCGCCACCTGAAGGAGAGCGATCGCCGCCGTCTCGGCCGCGCCGCGGCCGGCTGA
- the ltrA gene encoding group II intron reverse transcriptase/maturase, giving the protein MTQDAAGRSVGTREAWEQLDWKSIRAYVDRLQVRIYQAARRDDIERVRKLQQLLIRSYSAKLLAVRQVTQDNSGKRSPGVDGVAELDPTERLKLAQRLKLRYRASAVRRVWIPKPGKQEKRPLGIPTMRDRATQALMKLALEPEWEARFEPNSYGFRPGRSAHDAVGAIFRALAKKTAHVLDADISACFDRIAHDALLAKLRLKGKMLGQIRAWLRAGAMDGEVFVPANGGTPQGGVISPLLANIALHGMELETKSRLLEDLKRYSAAKGQKGGRDRLLASLSIIRYADDFVVIHESLNIVMKAKQCIEEWLKSVGLELKPEKTRVVHTQNTLESHPPGFDFLGFNVRHYVLKSGRGRKLLIKPSAKGTQRHRDKLAELLRTLRGATQEQVIKALNPRIRGWSNYYRHVVSKQTFSKLDNELHWLLRCWGRHRHPNKTGNWAFTRYWSRETRWAFSVGKLTLYKHADTDIVRHVKVVGDRSLFDGDTAYWTARAIQNSRSPRRARLRAKQENRCARCQGILYWNDPQEIHHVDRDRQNNSLTNTKLVHRHCHDVIHRVEYT; this is encoded by the coding sequence GTGACACAGGACGCCGCAGGGCGTTCTGTCGGTACACGGGAGGCATGGGAACAACTCGACTGGAAATCCATTCGAGCCTACGTCGACCGACTCCAAGTGCGCATCTATCAGGCAGCGCGACGCGATGACATCGAGCGTGTCAGAAAGCTTCAACAGCTTTTGATCCGTTCGTACTCTGCAAAGCTTCTGGCGGTCAGGCAGGTCACGCAGGACAACTCGGGCAAGCGATCGCCCGGGGTGGACGGTGTGGCTGAGCTAGACCCGACGGAGCGGTTGAAGTTAGCCCAACGTCTCAAGCTCCGGTATCGGGCCAGCGCGGTTCGCCGTGTCTGGATTCCGAAACCCGGTAAGCAAGAGAAACGTCCCCTTGGTATCCCTACCATGCGGGACCGTGCGACACAGGCGCTGATGAAACTCGCGCTGGAACCGGAGTGGGAGGCTCGTTTCGAGCCGAACTCATACGGTTTCAGACCGGGACGCAGCGCCCATGATGCGGTCGGAGCGATCTTCCGTGCGTTGGCCAAGAAAACGGCCCACGTGCTGGACGCCGATATCTCGGCCTGCTTCGATCGCATCGCGCATGATGCACTGCTCGCCAAGCTTCGGCTCAAGGGCAAGATGCTCGGACAAATCCGGGCATGGCTCAGAGCCGGGGCGATGGATGGAGAGGTATTCGTGCCAGCGAACGGTGGCACGCCGCAGGGTGGAGTAATCAGCCCTCTGCTCGCGAACATCGCCTTGCATGGCATGGAACTGGAGACGAAGTCACGATTGCTCGAAGATCTGAAGCGGTATAGCGCCGCCAAAGGTCAGAAAGGCGGTCGGGACAGGCTCCTCGCTTCTCTGTCCATCATTCGCTACGCCGACGATTTCGTAGTGATTCACGAGTCGTTGAACATCGTGATGAAGGCAAAACAGTGCATCGAGGAATGGCTGAAATCGGTGGGGCTCGAACTCAAGCCCGAGAAGACGCGTGTCGTGCACACGCAGAATACGCTGGAAAGTCACCCTCCGGGGTTCGACTTCCTCGGGTTCAACGTGCGGCACTACGTGTTGAAATCAGGCAGAGGACGAAAACTGCTGATCAAGCCTTCCGCGAAGGGCACCCAGCGTCATCGGGACAAGCTTGCCGAGCTTCTCAGGACACTAAGAGGAGCGACGCAGGAGCAGGTGATCAAGGCGCTCAACCCCCGCATTCGGGGTTGGTCGAACTATTACCGGCACGTCGTCTCGAAGCAGACCTTCTCGAAGCTGGACAACGAGCTTCACTGGCTGCTGCGATGCTGGGGCAGGCACCGACACCCCAACAAGACCGGTAACTGGGCCTTCACCAGGTACTGGTCGCGTGAAACGCGCTGGGCGTTCAGTGTGGGGAAGCTCACGCTATATAAACATGCCGACACGGACATCGTCCGGCACGTGAAGGTAGTCGGTGACCGCTCGCTTTTCGATGGAGACACGGCTTACTGGACGGCGCGAGCTATCCAGAACAGTCGGTCGCCTCGGCGGGCGCGGCTCAGAGCCAAGCAGGAAAACCGTTGTGCGCGGTGCCAAGGCATCCTGTACTGGAACGACCCACAGGAAATCCATCATGTGGATCGCGACAGGCAGAACAATAGCCTGACCAACACGAAACTGGTCCATCGGCACTGTCATGACGTGATACATCGCGTCGAGTACACCTGA
- the hslO gene encoding Hsp33 family molecular chaperone HslO, translated as MSLRLQDSLQRFVFEGAPIRGEIVRLDSTYRAVLDRRDYPPVVRDLLGEFMAAAALLAATIKFDGRLIMQVQGNGPIGLLVVECTGGGAMRAIAQWQGDVPAGSFRAMVGDGRFAMTIDPEGSRERYQGIVAIEGDSVAEALEHYFAQSEQLDTRLWLAAGPDQAAGMLLQKLPQGGHEDPDMWARAVHLGATLTRGELLALPVREILRRLYHEEDIRLFSRKPMSFRCSCSRERVEAVLRMLGPGEVDSILQEQGKIDVDCEFCGSHYAFDAVDAAGLFAALAPADIPTTRQ; from the coding sequence ATGTCGCTTCGCCTGCAGGACTCGCTCCAGCGCTTCGTCTTCGAGGGGGCCCCCATCCGCGGCGAAATCGTGCGCCTGGATTCGACCTATCGCGCCGTGCTCGACCGCCGCGACTATCCCCCCGTCGTGCGCGACCTGCTCGGCGAGTTCATGGCCGCGGCCGCGCTGCTCGCCGCCACCATCAAGTTCGACGGCCGCCTGATCATGCAGGTGCAGGGCAACGGACCGATCGGCCTGCTCGTGGTGGAGTGCACGGGCGGCGGAGCGATGCGGGCGATCGCGCAATGGCAGGGGGACGTGCCCGCCGGCTCCTTCCGTGCGATGGTCGGTGACGGGCGCTTCGCCATGACCATCGATCCGGAGGGCTCGCGCGAGCGCTACCAGGGCATCGTCGCCATCGAGGGCGACAGCGTCGCCGAGGCGCTCGAGCACTACTTCGCGCAGTCGGAACAGCTCGACACCCGCCTTTGGCTCGCGGCCGGTCCCGACCAGGCGGCGGGCATGCTGCTGCAGAAGCTCCCCCAGGGAGGTCACGAGGACCCGGACATGTGGGCGCGCGCCGTGCACCTGGGCGCCACCCTCACCCGCGGCGAGCTCCTGGCGCTCCCGGTGCGCGAGATCCTGCGCCGGCTCTACCACGAGGAGGACATCCGCCTGTTTTCCCGCAAGCCGATGAGCTTTCGCTGCTCGTGCTCGCGGGAACGGGTCGAGGCCGTGCTGCGGATGCTCGGCCCCGGGGAGGTGGACTCGATCCTTCAGGAGCAGGGCAAGATCGACGTGGACTGCGAATTCTGCGGCTCGCACTATGCATTTGACGCCGTAGATGCAGCGGGCCTCTTCGCCGCACTCGCTCCGGCCGATATCCCCACCACCCGCCAGTAG
- the sixA gene encoding phosphohistidine phosphatase SixA, with amino-acid sequence MRLLIVRHAKAEEREIHAATGAPDAERPLTEAGRKSARKIGRALKDILPRIDVLASSPFVRAHETARLIAREYRRLDVVALPALTPGVSGKTVLAWLQEQAEDATVAMVGHEPDLGRLGSWLLTGRDQAFLTIKKGGACLLDFPEAPSPGHGQLAWLLAPAQLRRLGA; translated from the coding sequence ATGCGCCTTCTCATCGTCCGACATGCCAAGGCCGAGGAGCGCGAAATCCACGCCGCGACCGGCGCGCCGGACGCCGAGCGGCCGCTGACCGAGGCGGGCCGAAAGAGCGCGCGGAAGATCGGCCGCGCGCTGAAGGACATTCTTCCGCGCATCGACGTGCTCGCCTCGAGCCCGTTCGTACGGGCGCACGAGACGGCGCGACTGATCGCGCGGGAGTATCGCAGGCTCGACGTCGTCGCGTTGCCGGCGCTGACGCCGGGGGTCTCCGGGAAAACCGTCCTCGCCTGGCTCCAGGAGCAAGCCGAGGACGCCACCGTGGCCATGGTCGGGCACGAACCGGACCTCGGCCGGCTGGGAAGCTGGCTGCTCACGGGGCGTGATCAGGCGTTCCTCACGATCAAGAAAGGCGGCGCCTGCCTGCTCGACTTTCCCGAAGCGCCGTCGCCGGGCCATGGGCAGCTCGCATGGCTGCTTGCGCCGGCGCAGCTGCGCCGGCTCGGCGCATGA
- a CDS encoding CHAD domain-containing protein has product MIGTPVDAGARAVAARTALRHLLAAKAAGKRLKNGDDTEALHDARVALRRLRSVLRAYASCMEDAAPKRIRRRLRALGRATAAARDTEVQFAWVAGLERKTPPEQAACGWLQTRLGVRRDAAYRAMRSNFRSELAALEKDLRPRLAKAQRADRRGVAYGAATGRFLLAHVADLETRLRSIEGAGDRVGLHRARIAGKRLRYLLEPLAEFEPATAGPLAEMKRFQDCLGQLGDAHVRTGELERAAGDVALRWAPAAVRSLVTSGSDRQADPDVLVGLFALALRTRAEVEAGYRAFRERYLDSVTWLAPLGQLARRLQEAPAVPRREPSKPAKTPARSG; this is encoded by the coding sequence ATGATCGGGACGCCTGTCGATGCGGGTGCGCGCGCGGTGGCGGCGCGCACGGCCCTGCGGCATCTCCTCGCGGCGAAAGCGGCAGGCAAGCGACTGAAGAACGGGGACGATACCGAGGCGCTGCACGACGCGCGGGTGGCGCTGCGGCGGTTGCGCAGCGTTCTTCGCGCCTACGCGTCATGCATGGAAGATGCGGCCCCGAAGAGGATCCGTCGTCGCCTGCGCGCGCTCGGCCGGGCGACCGCCGCCGCCCGCGACACCGAGGTGCAGTTCGCCTGGGTCGCGGGCCTCGAACGCAAGACCCCGCCGGAGCAGGCCGCCTGCGGCTGGCTTCAAACGCGCCTTGGCGTGCGTCGCGATGCCGCTTACCGTGCAATGCGCTCTAATTTTCGCTCGGAATTGGCGGCGCTCGAGAAGGATCTGCGGCCGCGGCTCGCGAAAGCGCAGCGCGCGGATCGACGCGGCGTCGCCTACGGAGCGGCGACCGGGCGTTTCCTGCTCGCGCACGTGGCCGATCTCGAGACACGGCTGCGCTCCATAGAGGGAGCGGGCGATCGCGTCGGGCTGCACCGCGCGCGGATCGCCGGGAAGCGGCTGCGCTACCTGCTCGAGCCGCTCGCCGAATTCGAGCCGGCCACGGCCGGACCGCTGGCGGAGATGAAGCGGTTCCAGGACTGTCTGGGTCAGCTGGGGGACGCTCATGTTCGCACCGGTGAGCTCGAGCGTGCGGCGGGGGACGTGGCGCTGCGGTGGGCCCCGGCCGCCGTGCGGTCGCTCGTGACGAGCGGCAGCGACCGGCAGGCCGACCCCGACGTGCTCGTCGGCCTGTTCGCCCTTGCGCTCCGGACCCGCGCAGAGGTCGAGGCGGGATACCGCGCCTTCCGGGAGCGCTATCTCGACTCGGTAACCTGGCTCGCCCCGTTGGGTCAGCTTGCCCGCCGGCTGCAGGAGGCCCCTGCCGTTCCCCGCCGGGAACCATCCAAGCCGGCGAAAACGCCCGCCCGCTCCGGCTGA
- the ppx gene encoding exopolyphosphatase, whose product METPRDARTGASAAARVVPLRLPRAAQTVAAIDLGSNSFHMIVARILNGQLHVLDRLQEMVRLAAGLDERGRLDKASQRRALECLERFGQRVRGLPAKNLRVVGTNTLRRARNASKFLAAAERSLGHPIEVISGQEEARLIYLGVAHNLPNDANRRLVLDIGGGSTELIVGERFEPVATESLHMGCVSMSLAHFPRGAITPRGWKRAHTAALLELQPVESPLRALGWRSVFGASGTVRAIGAAARAIGSGDAGITLSALYELRDRVLASGHVRRLRLAGVSIERAPVLPGGLAILVAAFEALGIERLDVADGALREGLLHDLLGRLGSRDVRARTTQALCARYHVDTAQSERVERTVRTLLGQLQEEGGLNEEEVHLLCWAARLHEIGLAIAHTKYHRHGAYLIEHSDLPGFSFQEQRLLAALVRGHRRRFPRPLFEEMPRAQARGARRACLLLRLAVLLNRARTDVELPRLRLEMEKKTLRIRFPRAWLARHPLTRADLAVEARYLRAAGMRLEFE is encoded by the coding sequence ATGGAGACCCCGCGCGACGCCAGGACCGGAGCGTCGGCTGCCGCGCGCGTCGTGCCGCTGCGCCTGCCTCGCGCCGCGCAAACGGTCGCCGCGATAGATCTCGGGTCGAACAGCTTTCACATGATCGTCGCCCGAATCCTGAATGGGCAGCTGCACGTGCTCGACCGCCTTCAGGAGATGGTGCGGCTCGCGGCCGGGCTCGACGAACGCGGCCGGCTGGACAAGGCCTCGCAGCGTCGCGCACTCGAGTGTCTCGAGCGGTTCGGCCAGCGCGTCCGCGGCCTGCCGGCGAAGAACCTGCGGGTCGTGGGTACGAACACCCTGCGCCGCGCCCGCAACGCGTCGAAGTTTCTCGCTGCGGCGGAACGCTCGCTCGGTCATCCGATCGAGGTCATTTCGGGGCAGGAAGAGGCTCGGCTCATCTACCTCGGCGTCGCCCACAATCTGCCGAACGACGCGAACCGGCGTCTCGTTCTCGATATCGGCGGAGGCAGCACCGAGCTCATCGTCGGCGAGCGCTTCGAGCCCGTGGCGACCGAAAGCCTGCACATGGGTTGCGTGAGCATGAGTCTCGCTCACTTTCCCCGAGGCGCGATCACGCCGCGAGGCTGGAAGCGGGCGCACACGGCGGCGCTCCTCGAGTTGCAGCCCGTCGAGTCGCCCTTGCGAGCGCTTGGCTGGCGCTCGGTCTTCGGCGCCTCGGGGACGGTGCGCGCGATCGGCGCCGCGGCCCGCGCCATCGGGTCGGGCGACGCCGGTATCACGCTGTCCGCCCTGTACGAGCTGCGCGACCGCGTCCTGGCGTCGGGGCACGTGCGGCGGCTCAGGCTTGCGGGGGTAAGCATCGAACGGGCCCCGGTTCTTCCCGGCGGGCTCGCGATCCTGGTCGCCGCGTTCGAGGCGCTCGGCATCGAGCGCCTCGACGTGGCCGACGGGGCGCTGCGCGAGGGCCTCCTCCACGATCTCCTCGGGCGGCTCGGCAGCCGCGACGTGCGCGCGCGGACGACCCAGGCGCTGTGCGCGCGCTATCACGTCGATACCGCGCAGTCGGAGCGCGTGGAGCGGACGGTCCGGACCCTGCTTGGGCAGCTGCAGGAGGAAGGGGGGCTGAACGAGGAGGAAGTGCACCTTCTCTGCTGGGCTGCGCGGCTCCACGAGATCGGGCTTGCGATCGCCCACACCAAGTACCACCGGCATGGCGCCTATCTGATCGAGCACTCCGACCTGCCCGGCTTCTCCTTCCAGGAGCAGCGTCTGCTCGCGGCACTCGTACGCGGGCACCGTCGGCGCTTCCCGCGCCCGCTGTTCGAGGAAATGCCGCGCGCCCAGGCGCGCGGCGCCCGCCGGGCCTGCTTGTTGCTCCGCCTGGCGGTCCTGCTCAACCGTGCCCGCACGGATGTCGAGCTTCCGCGGCTCAGGCTCGAAATGGAGAAGAAGACGCTGCGGATCCGGTTCCCGCGTGCCTGGCTCGCGCGGCATCCGCTCACGCGCGCCGACCTTGCGGTGGAGGCGCGTTACCTGCGGGCCGCCGGAATGCGGTTGGAGTTCGAATGA